The following are from one region of the Sphingomonas oryzagri genome:
- a CDS encoding lysozyme inhibitor LprI family protein, translating into MLAAAQSQLPPCAEAYPKGEAAMLECERARYSTAQTVLEGSWRRALANNKGDDAQTVLTTAQNAWVKFRDAHCEAVAFPSRGSSLADQVKLACLADLTEARSNQLAEFGGD; encoded by the coding sequence ATGCTAGCGGCTGCGCAAAGTCAGCTCCCGCCCTGTGCCGAGGCTTATCCTAAGGGCGAAGCGGCAATGCTGGAGTGTGAGCGAGCGAGATACTCGACCGCTCAGACGGTGCTGGAAGGTTCGTGGCGCCGAGCGTTGGCCAATAACAAAGGCGATGACGCGCAGACCGTGTTGACCACTGCGCAAAACGCATGGGTGAAGTTTCGCGACGCGCACTGTGAGGCTGTCGCGTTTCCATCGAGAGGAAGTTCGCTGGCCGATCAGGTGAAGTTGGCGTGTCTGGCTGATTTGACCGAAGCGCGCAGCAATCAATTGGCCGAATTTGGGGGCGACTGA
- a CDS encoding contact-dependent growth inhibition system immunity protein: MSRKTLQLRRDAQARWLTLDQFLGGYCHQDFEHEFGSVEKAIDAAVLDHDREARLQVAREWWDWNGATAADYDVREKVAALGVDVWFEAPHDARQFMNMVYDKLIVAIRKDQPGWRPGAQPAN, translated from the coding sequence GTGAGCCGCAAAACCCTCCAGCTTCGCCGCGATGCGCAAGCCCGCTGGCTCACTCTGGACCAGTTCCTCGGTGGTTATTGCCATCAGGATTTCGAGCATGAGTTCGGCAGCGTCGAGAAGGCCATCGACGCGGCGGTGCTGGATCATGATCGAGAGGCACGCCTGCAGGTTGCACGCGAATGGTGGGATTGGAACGGGGCTACGGCAGCAGATTACGATGTGAGGGAAAAGGTGGCGGCGTTGGGTGTCGATGTCTGGTTCGAGGCACCGCACGACGCGCGCCAATTCATGAACATGGTCTACGACAAGCTGATCGTGGCCATTCGCAAGGATCAGCCGGGTTGGCGCCCTGGCGCGCAACCGGCCAACTGA
- a CDS encoding acetyl-CoA C-acyltransferase, translating to MSTTDPVVFLSFARTPMGGMMGELSSLTATELGAIAVKGAVERSGLTPEQIERCYMGCVLPAGLGQAPARQAAIYAGLPNTVEATTINKMCGSAMQAAIMASDAIAAGSADIIVAGGLESMSNAPYLNLKHRAGARIGHDRLYDHMFFDGLEDVYEKGKLMGNFAEDVAGEYQFTREAQDEFAINSLTRAQKHTAELGNEIVPVTVKTRKGEVVVDTDEQPRNANLAKIPTLKPAFAKDGTITAANASSISDGAAALVMTRMSVADKLGVKPIARVVSHAAFAHKPQYFTTAPVGSSKRALEKAGWTTKDVDLFEVNEAFATVAMIAMHDLGVPHDVLNIHGGACALGHPVGASGARILGALINGLQINGLKRGLASICLGGGEATSMAVELV from the coding sequence ATGTCCACCACCGATCCCGTAGTCTTCCTGTCCTTCGCCCGCACGCCGATGGGCGGCATGATGGGCGAGCTGTCCTCGCTCACCGCCACCGAACTCGGCGCGATCGCCGTCAAGGGCGCGGTCGAGCGGTCGGGGCTGACCCCCGAGCAGATCGAGCGCTGCTACATGGGCTGCGTGCTGCCGGCCGGTCTCGGCCAGGCGCCGGCGCGGCAGGCGGCGATCTATGCCGGGCTGCCCAACACCGTCGAAGCGACCACCATCAACAAGATGTGCGGCTCCGCCATGCAGGCCGCGATCATGGCGTCCGACGCGATCGCCGCCGGCTCGGCCGACATCATCGTCGCAGGCGGACTGGAGAGCATGTCCAACGCGCCCTACCTCAACCTCAAGCACCGCGCCGGCGCGCGCATCGGCCATGACCGGCTCTACGACCACATGTTCTTCGATGGGCTGGAGGACGTGTACGAGAAGGGCAAGCTGATGGGCAATTTCGCCGAGGACGTGGCCGGCGAATATCAATTTACCCGCGAGGCGCAGGACGAATTCGCGATCAACTCGCTGACCCGCGCGCAGAAGCATACGGCCGAGCTGGGCAACGAGATCGTGCCCGTCACGGTCAAGACCCGCAAGGGCGAGGTGGTCGTCGATACCGACGAGCAGCCGCGCAACGCCAATCTCGCCAAGATCCCGACGCTGAAGCCCGCCTTCGCCAAGGACGGCACGATCACGGCGGCCAATGCCTCGTCGATCTCGGACGGTGCTGCGGCGCTGGTGATGACGCGCATGAGCGTCGCCGACAAGCTGGGCGTGAAGCCGATCGCGCGGGTGGTGAGCCACGCCGCCTTCGCCCACAAGCCGCAATATTTCACCACGGCGCCGGTCGGCTCGTCCAAGCGCGCGCTGGAGAAGGCCGGCTGGACGACCAAGGATGTCGACCTGTTCGAGGTCAACGAGGCCTTCGCCACCGTCGCGATGATCGCGATGCACGATCTCGGCGTGCCGCACGACGTGCTGAACATCCACGGCGGCGCTTGCGCGCTCGGCCACCCGGTGGGTGCTTCCGGCGCGCGCATCCTCGGCGCGCTGATCAACGGCTTGCAGATCAATGGGTTGAAGCGCGGTCTTGCTTCGATCTGTCTGGGTGGCGGTGAGGCCACGTCGATGGCGGTGGAGCTGGTGTGA
- the scpA gene encoding methylmalonyl-CoA mutase — protein MSEKPTLGQWQAASDKEVKGKDLTWHTPEGIDVKPLYTEEDVDGWEPGLPGFAPFTRGVRASMYAGRPWTIRQYAGFSTAEESNAFYHRNLKAGQKGLSVAFDLATHRGYDSDHPRVTGDVGKAGVAIDTIDDMKILFDGIPLDKMSVSMTMNGAVIPILAFFIVAGEEQGVPQELLDGTIQNDILKEFMVRNTYIYPPEPSMRIISDIFGYTSRNMPKFNSISISGYHMQEAGATQVQELAFTIADGAEYVKYGVASGLDIDKFAGRLSFFFAIGMNFFMEIAKLRAARVLWHRVMTKLGAQDERSKMLRTHCQTSGVSLTEKDPYNNVMRTTIEAMAAMLGGTQSLHTNALDEAIALPTDFSARIARNTQLVIQEETGMCNVVDPLGGSYYIESLTKELVDRAWEIIEKVEAEGGMAKAVAAGWPKAMIEEASAARAARIDRREEVVVGVNKYAKDKEDPIDILDVDNVAVRAAQIARIEKVKAGRDEAACQAALAALTEGAGGKENLLGLAVECARKRATLGEISSAMEAVFGRYGTKPTPVKGIYGGAYGEDARWVGLIEGVSAVERRKGRKPKMFVAKMGQDGHDRGANLVSSAFGDLGFDIVAGPLFQTPAEAVDVAIAEDVDVVGASSLAAGHKTLIPELINLLREKGRSDIKVIAGGVIPAQDYQALYDAGVSAIFGPGTNLADAAAEVLKLLGHNMPPESEKEKAA, from the coding sequence ATGAGTGAGAAGCCAACGCTCGGTCAATGGCAGGCCGCCTCCGACAAGGAGGTGAAGGGCAAGGACCTCACCTGGCACACGCCGGAAGGGATCGACGTCAAGCCTCTGTATACCGAGGAGGATGTCGACGGTTGGGAACCCGGCCTGCCCGGTTTCGCGCCCTTCACGCGCGGCGTCCGCGCCTCGATGTATGCGGGTCGCCCGTGGACGATCCGCCAATATGCGGGCTTCTCCACCGCCGAGGAGTCCAACGCCTTCTACCATCGCAACCTCAAGGCGGGGCAGAAGGGCCTGTCGGTCGCCTTCGATCTCGCCACCCATCGCGGCTATGACAGCGACCATCCGCGCGTCACGGGCGATGTCGGCAAGGCGGGCGTGGCGATCGATACGATCGACGACATGAAGATCCTGTTCGACGGCATCCCGCTCGACAAGATGTCCGTGTCGATGACGATGAACGGCGCGGTGATCCCGATCCTCGCCTTCTTCATCGTCGCGGGCGAGGAGCAGGGCGTCCCTCAGGAGCTTCTGGACGGCACCATCCAGAACGACATCCTCAAGGAGTTCATGGTCCGCAACACCTATATCTACCCGCCCGAACCGTCGATGCGGATCATCTCCGACATCTTCGGATACACGTCCCGCAACATGCCGAAATTCAACAGCATTTCGATCTCCGGCTATCACATGCAGGAGGCCGGGGCGACGCAGGTGCAGGAACTGGCCTTCACCATCGCGGACGGCGCGGAATATGTGAAATACGGCGTCGCGAGCGGGCTCGATATCGACAAGTTCGCGGGGCGGCTCAGCTTCTTCTTCGCGATCGGCATGAACTTCTTCATGGAGATCGCCAAGCTGCGCGCCGCGCGCGTGCTGTGGCATCGGGTGATGACGAAGCTCGGCGCGCAGGACGAGCGCTCGAAGATGCTGCGCACGCATTGCCAGACGTCGGGCGTCTCGCTGACCGAGAAGGACCCCTACAACAACGTCATGCGCACGACGATCGAGGCGATGGCGGCGATGCTGGGCGGCACCCAGAGCCTCCATACCAACGCCCTCGACGAAGCGATTGCGTTGCCGACAGATTTCTCCGCCCGCATCGCCCGCAACACGCAGTTGGTGATCCAGGAGGAGACCGGCATGTGCAACGTCGTCGATCCGCTCGGCGGCTCCTATTACATCGAGAGCCTGACCAAAGAGCTGGTCGATCGCGCCTGGGAAATCATCGAGAAGGTGGAGGCCGAAGGCGGCATGGCGAAGGCCGTGGCGGCGGGCTGGCCCAAGGCGATGATCGAGGAGGCCTCGGCCGCCCGCGCCGCGCGGATCGATCGCCGCGAGGAGGTCGTCGTCGGCGTCAACAAATATGCCAAGGACAAGGAAGACCCGATCGACATCCTCGATGTCGACAACGTCGCCGTCCGCGCCGCCCAGATCGCGCGCATCGAGAAGGTGAAGGCGGGCCGCGACGAGGCGGCGTGCCAGGCCGCGCTCGCGGCGCTGACCGAAGGGGCGGGGGGCAAGGAGAACCTCCTCGGCCTCGCCGTCGAGTGCGCGCGCAAGCGGGCGACGCTGGGAGAGATTTCCTCGGCTATGGAGGCGGTGTTCGGCCGCTACGGCACCAAGCCGACGCCGGTGAAGGGCATCTATGGCGGCGCCTATGGCGAGGATGCGCGCTGGGTCGGGCTGATCGAGGGCGTCTCCGCCGTGGAGCGGCGCAAGGGCCGCAAGCCCAAGATGTTCGTCGCCAAGATGGGGCAGGACGGCCACGATCGCGGCGCCAACCTCGTGTCGTCGGCGTTCGGCGATCTCGGCTTCGATATCGTCGCGGGGCCGCTGTTCCAGACGCCCGCCGAGGCGGTGGATGTGGCGATCGCGGAGGATGTCGACGTGGTCGGCGCCTCCAGCCTCGCGGCCGGTCACAAGACTTTGATCCCCGAACTGATCAACCTTCTGCGCGAGAAGGGGCGGAGCGACATCAAGGTCATCGCCGGCGGCGTGATCCCCGCGCAGGACTATCAGGCGCTGTACGATGCGGGCGTCTCGGCGATCTTCGGGCCGGGAACGAACCTTGCGGATGCCGCCGCGGAGGTGTTGAAGCTGCTGGGCCACAATATGCCGCCCGAGAGCGAGAAAGAGAAAGCCGCGTGA
- the mce gene encoding methylmalonyl-CoA epimerase, producing MKLGRLNHIGVATPSIEKSVAYYRDVMGATKIHEPFDLPAQGVKVCFVDTPGEGSTAGTQIELIEPLGEASPIHGFIAKNPAGGQHHMCYEVPDIHEAKAWFEGKGAKVLGEPRIGAHGTLIFFVHPKDMNGVLTEIMETPRQGAH from the coding sequence ATGAAACTGGGGCGGCTCAACCATATCGGCGTCGCGACGCCCTCGATCGAGAAGTCGGTAGCCTACTACCGCGACGTGATGGGCGCGACGAAGATCCACGAGCCGTTCGACCTGCCCGCGCAGGGCGTGAAGGTGTGCTTCGTAGATACGCCGGGGGAGGGCAGCACCGCCGGCACCCAGATCGAGCTGATCGAGCCGCTGGGCGAGGCCTCGCCGATCCACGGATTCATCGCCAAGAACCCGGCCGGCGGGCAGCACCATATGTGCTACGAGGTGCCTGACATCCATGAGGCGAAGGCGTGGTTCGAGGGCAAGGGCGCCAAGGTGCTCGGCGAGCCGCGCATCGGCGCGCATGGTACTTTGATCTTCTTCGTCCACCCCAAGGACATGAACGGGGTGCTGACCGAGATCATGGAAACGCCCAGGCAAGGGGCGCACTGA
- a CDS encoding acyl-CoA carboxylase subunit beta: MPTTLETLEQRRAEARLGGGQRRIDAQHAKGRLTARERIDILLDEGSFEELDMFVEHNCVDFGMNETHIAGDGVVTGSGTVNGRLVFVFSQDFTVFGGSLSERHAQKICKIMDMALKVGAPVIGLNDSGGARIQEGVASLGGYAEVFQRNVLASGVVPQLSLIMGPCAGGAVYSPAMTDFIFMVKDSSYMFITGPDVVKTVTNEVVTQEELGGAVAHTQKSGVADQAFENDVEALLAARDFIDFLPESNRSGAPVRPTEDAWDRIEPSLDTLIPDSANKPYDMHELIAKMVDEGDFFELQPNYAGNIIIGFGRIEGRTVGIVANQPMVLAGVLDISASRKAGRFVRFCDAFDIPIITFVDVPGFLPGVSQEHNGIITHGAKLLFAYAEATVPKITVITRKAYGGAYDVMASKHLRGDFNYAWPTAEIAVMGAKGAVEIIFRGKTPEEIAERTAEYEARFANPFVAASKGFIDEIIMPHSTRKRVALGLRKLRNKQLENPWKKHDNIPL, encoded by the coding sequence ATGCCCACGACCCTCGAGACGCTTGAACAACGCCGCGCCGAGGCCCGCCTGGGCGGCGGACAGCGGCGCATCGACGCGCAGCATGCCAAGGGCCGGCTCACCGCCCGCGAGCGGATCGACATCCTGCTCGACGAAGGCTCGTTCGAGGAGCTCGACATGTTCGTCGAGCATAATTGCGTCGATTTCGGCATGAACGAGACGCACATCGCCGGCGACGGCGTCGTCACCGGATCGGGCACCGTCAACGGCCGCCTCGTCTTCGTGTTCAGCCAGGATTTCACCGTGTTCGGCGGCTCGCTGTCCGAGCGGCACGCGCAGAAGATCTGCAAGATCATGGACATGGCGCTGAAGGTCGGCGCGCCGGTGATCGGCCTCAACGACAGCGGCGGCGCACGCATCCAGGAGGGCGTCGCCTCGCTCGGCGGCTATGCCGAGGTGTTCCAGCGCAACGTGCTCGCCTCTGGCGTGGTGCCGCAGCTCAGCCTCATCATGGGGCCGTGCGCGGGCGGCGCGGTATACAGCCCGGCGATGACCGACTTCATCTTCATGGTGAAGGACTCATCCTACATGTTCATCACCGGCCCGGACGTGGTGAAGACCGTCACCAACGAGGTCGTGACTCAGGAGGAGCTGGGCGGCGCCGTCGCCCACACCCAGAAATCCGGCGTCGCCGATCAGGCCTTCGAGAACGACGTCGAGGCGCTGCTCGCCGCGCGCGATTTCATCGATTTCCTGCCGGAGAGCAACCGCTCGGGCGCGCCCGTCCGCCCAACCGAGGATGCGTGGGATCGCATCGAGCCGAGCCTCGACACGCTGATCCCGGACAGCGCCAACAAGCCCTACGACATGCACGAGCTGATCGCCAAGATGGTCGACGAGGGCGATTTCTTCGAGCTCCAGCCGAACTATGCCGGCAACATCATCATCGGCTTCGGCCGGATCGAGGGGCGCACCGTCGGCATCGTCGCCAACCAGCCGATGGTGCTGGCCGGCGTGCTGGACATTTCGGCGAGCCGCAAGGCGGGCCGCTTCGTGCGCTTCTGCGATGCCTTCGACATCCCGATCATCACCTTCGTGGACGTGCCGGGCTTCCTGCCGGGCGTCAGCCAGGAGCATAACGGCATCATCACCCACGGCGCGAAATTGCTCTTCGCCTATGCCGAGGCGACGGTGCCCAAGATCACGGTGATCACCCGCAAGGCCTATGGCGGCGCCTATGACGTCATGGCCTCCAAGCACCTGCGCGGCGATTTCAACTATGCCTGGCCGACCGCCGAGATCGCGGTGATGGGCGCGAAGGGCGCGGTCGAGATCATCTTCCGCGGCAAGACGCCGGAAGAGATCGCCGAACGCACCGCCGAATACGAGGCCCGCTTCGCCAACCCCTTCGTGGCGGCGTCCAAGGGCTTTATCGACGAGATCATCATGCCGCATTCCACCCGCAAGCGCGTGGCGCTGGGGCTTCGCAAGCTGCGCAACAAGCAGCTCGAGAACCCCTGGAAGAAGCACGACAACATTCCGCTGTGA
- the bioB gene encoding biotin synthase BioB: protein MRTGLSGAGRNDWTREEIADLFDLPFLDLVSRAHDVHVRHHPENEVQLSTLLSIKTGGCVEDCGYCNQSAHAETGLKATKLMEVQQVLQAAAQAKDHGSTRFCMGAAWRNPKDKDIPALAAMIRGVREMGMETCMTLGMLTPDQAQKLGEAGLDYYNHNIDTSPENYANVISTRTFEDRLDTLENVRGAGINVCSGGIMGMGETRGDRVGFIHALATLPVHPGSVPINALVPVAGTVLGDILKDVPSAKIDDIEFVRTVAVARITMPESMVRLSAGRESMPDSTQALCFMAGANSIFTGDKLLTTGNAGDDRDAALFAKLGIVPMRVEQAHLEAAE, encoded by the coding sequence GTGCGAACGGGTCTTTCTGGTGCCGGCCGTAACGACTGGACCCGCGAGGAGATCGCCGATCTCTTCGATCTGCCCTTCCTCGATCTGGTGAGCCGCGCGCACGACGTGCATGTGCGCCACCATCCGGAGAACGAGGTGCAGCTTTCGACGCTGCTGTCGATCAAGACGGGCGGCTGTGTGGAAGACTGCGGCTATTGCAACCAGTCCGCCCACGCCGAGACGGGGCTGAAGGCCACCAAGCTGATGGAGGTCCAGCAGGTGCTGCAGGCAGCAGCCCAGGCCAAGGACCATGGCTCGACCCGCTTCTGCATGGGCGCCGCCTGGCGCAACCCCAAGGACAAGGACATTCCCGCGCTCGCCGCGATGATCCGCGGCGTGCGCGAGATGGGGATGGAAACCTGCATGACGCTCGGCATGTTGACGCCGGATCAGGCGCAGAAGCTGGGCGAGGCGGGGCTCGATTACTACAACCACAATATCGATACCTCGCCCGAGAATTACGCCAACGTGATCTCGACGCGGACGTTCGAGGATCGGCTCGACACGCTGGAGAATGTGCGCGGCGCGGGGATCAACGTCTGTTCGGGCGGGATCATGGGCATGGGCGAGACGCGCGGCGATCGCGTCGGCTTCATCCATGCGCTGGCGACGCTGCCGGTGCATCCGGGCTCGGTGCCGATCAACGCGCTGGTGCCGGTGGCGGGCACGGTGCTGGGCGACATATTGAAGGACGTGCCCTCGGCCAAGATCGACGACATCGAGTTCGTCCGCACGGTCGCGGTGGCGCGGATCACGATGCCGGAGAGCATGGTGCGCCTGTCGGCGGGCCGCGAGAGCATGCCGGACAGCACGCAGGCGCTCTGCTTCATGGCGGGGGCCAATTCGATCTTCACCGGCGACAAGCTGCTGACCACCGGCAACGCCGGCGACGACCGCGACGCCGCCCTCTTCGCCAAGCTCGGCATCGTGCCGATGCGGGTGGAGCAGGCGCATCTGGAAGCGGCCGAGTAA